AAAAGCTTGAAAATGAAAATTTTTTAAACAAAGCGCCGCAGGATGTCGTCGAACAGGTAAAGACCAAACATGAACACCTGCAAGAAAAGCAGCAAAAACTGGAGGCGCATTTAAACAGGATTAAAGATCTAGACACTTAAACATCTGTTTTGCGTTGCGAGTATCGGGTTTCGCGCTGAATCTGAGATAATACGAATAAACATTGACAATATGTACCCCGCAACGCGCAACACGTAATTCGCAACCCGTAACACGCAACCCCGCCAATGATCCCTTTACGCGACACAACACCCACGCGCCATTTTCCGGTTGTCAACACGACGATCATCGCCATCAATATCGTGGTGTATTTTTTGCAGCTGGCGCAGGGCGATGAGATTAACCACTTCATTTACATATACGGCCTGGTGCCGGCGCGCTATTCACTTCCCCAGATTGCCGACTATTTTACATTTGGCCAGCAAGCATTTTCACTGCTGTCATTCATGTTTTTGCATGGCAGTTTCTGGCATATCCTGGGTAATATGTGGTCTCTTTATATCTTCGGTGATAACGTCGAAGACCACCTCGGCCCCATCCGCTATGCAGTATTTTATTTGTTGTGCGGCGTTGCATCCGGGCTTTCACACCTGGTGTTGAACCTGCATTCGAATTTACCGACCATCGGCGCCAGCGGTGCGATCGCCGGCGTAATGGGAGCTTATTTTATTTTGCACCCTCGGTCAAAAATCCTAACCCTTATACCGATTATTTTTATCCCCTATTTTATCAATATCCCGGCCTTTATATTTTTGGGCTTATGGTTTCTGTTACAGTTTATCAATGCCGCCAGCAGCCAGGGTGTTGGGGGCGGCATCGCCTGGTGGGCTCATATTGGCGGTTTTATCTTCGGTCTTCTTTTTTTGAAGTTGTTCGATGCGCTGCCGGTTACGGATATGTCACGCCGCATCCGCCATTACACCACCAAGAAAAAAACACCTCGACTGCAGGTCATCCGTCCTGCGGCTTCCGGTAATGATCAGCACCTGTATGGCCTGATCAAGATTACGCCGCATGAGGCTGCAGCCGGCACCCGCAAACTGGTCAATATTCCACTGGGGTTCAAAAAGAGAATGTTCAATGTCAAGGTGCCGGCCGGCATTGCCAACGGGACGGTTTTGCGACTAAAGGGTTTGGGACAGCGCTACGGAACACAGGCAAAGGGGGATCTGTATCTAAAGGTCTTAATTGAGTCTTAGACGTTTATCATAGATAAGTGATCTAAGGTTGGAAGTGATTCTAAAGTGACTAAAGTTAAGGAGTTCCCTCATTTTAAATTTGAGTGCCGGTGCGAAGCCACACGATAACTTTAGTCACTTTAGCTCATTTTAGGCATTTTAGGCACTCTTTTTATGCTAAGCTTTGGCTTTGGACTGGACATGGGGTTCAGCCAGCAGGACCGTAACGCGGTTGCGCCCATTTTGTTTCGAAAAATACATCGCCTGGTCTGCTCGCCGAATAAAAGCGGATAGTTCTTCTTTAGGATAATACTGGGTCACCCCGATGCTGATGGTGATCTTTGCAGATTGATCGGGCGTCGGTGTAAAGTTTTCAGCTTCCAGCGTTGAACGGATGCGCTGGGCAACTGTCTTGGCTTCGTCGCCATTGGTTTCCGGGAGGATCACCGTAAATTCCTCCCCACCGTAACGATACGCAGAGTCATTAATTCTCAAACATTCTTTGATAATCTGGCTAAAACGCACCAGGACCTTATCGCCTTCCAGATGGCCATAGCTATCGTTAAACTTTTTGAAATTATCAATATCCAGCAGCAGCAAAGAAAGCGGATGTTTGTATCGGTTAAAGCGGTCCACTTCCAGCTCGAGCTGCGAATAGAATGATCTGGAATTGTAAAGCTTGGTCAGGCCGTCTGTTGTGGCAAGTTTTTGCAGCTTTTCCATCATCCGGGTACGTTCGGTACTCAACTGACGCTCTTTGAGCACCCGTCTCATTCTGAGCAACAGCTCTTCAAGCCGCACCGGTTTGATGACAAAATCACTGGCGCCGATATTGATCGCTTCTTCATAGGAATAGTCATCACTGTAACCCGTAACCACAATGACATCGGCACCGTTTTTTTGCTTGATGATCTTGGTCAGTTCAAGTCCCCCCATTCCCGGCAGTCGAATGTCGGTAATCACCACGGCGAAATCATTATTATCAACTAATTCAAGCGCTTCTTCAGCAGAGGCTGCTGCTGTGGGATCAAAGCCGGCGTTGGCAATATACTCGTGTATCGTATTTCTGACGCTGGAATCGTCATCGACGATTAATACACGAACTTTTGATGTCTTTTTGGCCATGAGCGTAATGAAATTTCTACCTGATCCGTCGGGGAGCCGGGGTTGACAGGATTTAATAAAAATTGATAGGTAAACGCTTTTATTTTGTGTATTATATTAATATATCCAGAAAGGCAATTTGTGTCAACTGACTTTTAGATTCTTCAACACTTTCAAGTGTCTAGCGATACCAAGATGCAGAAAGCCTTACAACTATTCAATCAAACAAGATGCAATATATTAGAAATTTCAGCATTATCGCCCATATCGACCACGGCAAATCCACATTATCCGATCGGCTTATTCAGGCAGCGGATATGGTGTCCGATCGGGATTTTAAAAACCAAATTCTCGATACCATGGATATTGAACGTGAGCGCGGCATTACAATCAAAAGCCAAACGATTTGCCTGCCCTACACCGCTGATGACCAACAATCCTATTTTTTAAATCTGATCGACACACCCGGTCATGTCGACTTTAGTTATGAAGTTTCACGAGCCCTGGCGGCCTGCGAGGGCGCACTGCTGTTGGTCGACGCCAGTCAGGGCGTCGAAGCCCAAACCCTGGCAAATCTGTACCTGGCCATGGAACATGATCTGGAAATTCTGCCGGTCATTAATAAAATTGATCTGCCATCGGCGGATATCGATCGAGTTAAAAAGCAGATCGAAGAGGACCTGGGGCTTGATCCGGAAGCTGCGCTCCTGGTCTCGGCCAAGCAGGGAATTGGCATCGAGCAGGTCTTTGAGGCGATAGTCAGAAAATTGCCGCCACCCGAAGGCAGTGTCGATGAGCCTTTGCAGGCGCTTATTTTTGATTCTCATTATGATTCCTATCGCGGTACCGTCGTTCATCTGCGTATCATTCACGGGCAGATCAAACCTGGAGATACCATCATTTTTAAATCCAACCAGGCGGCCTATCGTATCG
The DNA window shown above is from Desulfobacterales bacterium and carries:
- a CDS encoding rhomboid family intramembrane serine protease; protein product: MIPLRDTTPTRHFPVVNTTIIAINIVVYFLQLAQGDEINHFIYIYGLVPARYSLPQIADYFTFGQQAFSLLSFMFLHGSFWHILGNMWSLYIFGDNVEDHLGPIRYAVFYLLCGVASGLSHLVLNLHSNLPTIGASGAIAGVMGAYFILHPRSKILTLIPIIFIPYFINIPAFIFLGLWFLLQFINAASSQGVGGGIAWWAHIGGFIFGLLFLKLFDALPVTDMSRRIRHYTTKKKTPRLQVIRPAASGNDQHLYGLIKITPHEAAAGTRKLVNIPLGFKKRMFNVKVPAGIANGTVLRLKGLGQRYGTQAKGDLYLKVLIES
- a CDS encoding diguanylate cyclase, producing MAKKTSKVRVLIVDDDSSVRNTIHEYIANAGFDPTAAASAEEALELVDNNDFAVVITDIRLPGMGGLELTKIIKQKNGADVIVVTGYSDDYSYEEAINIGASDFVIKPVRLEELLLRMRRVLKERQLSTERTRMMEKLQKLATTDGLTKLYNSRSFYSQLELEVDRFNRYKHPLSLLLLDIDNFKKFNDSYGHLEGDKVLVRFSQIIKECLRINDSAYRYGGEEFTVILPETNGDEAKTVAQRIRSTLEAENFTPTPDQSAKITISIGVTQYYPKEELSAFIRRADQAMYFSKQNGRNRVTVLLAEPHVQSKAKA